One Halobaculum sp. CBA1158 DNA segment encodes these proteins:
- a CDS encoding archaellin/type IV pilin N-terminal domain-containing protein, whose amino-acid sequence MFEFITDEEERGQVGIGTLIVFIAMVLVAAIAAGVLINTAGFLQSKSQETGQQSSKQVSDRLQEVVTVGQVKDNGADPNTIDAVNVTVTQAPGAGEIDLQNATINWIGPSGTETLVHDQASGTDWKFNTTAVKNTDDSKTVLNDPDDRFNINFDLTATDAPDTLQEGQEVTIKINTMAGATTTIRFTVPESLGQKSAVEL is encoded by the coding sequence ATGTTCGAGTTCATCACGGACGAGGAGGAGCGCGGGCAAGTGGGAATCGGGACGCTCATCGTGTTCATCGCGATGGTACTGGTGGCGGCGATCGCCGCCGGCGTCCTGATCAACACCGCCGGCTTCCTCCAGTCCAAGTCACAGGAAACGGGACAACAGAGCAGTAAACAGGTCAGCGACCGCCTCCAGGAAGTCGTCACCGTCGGTCAAGTGAAAGATAACGGTGCCGATCCGAACACCATCGACGCGGTGAACGTGACGGTCACGCAGGCACCGGGTGCCGGCGAGATCGACCTCCAGAACGCCACGATCAACTGGATCGGTCCATCGGGCACCGAGACGCTGGTCCACGATCAGGCGTCCGGAACCGACTGGAAGTTCAACACCACCGCGGTCAAGAACACCGACGACTCGAAGACCGTCCTCAACGACCCGGACGACCGGTTCAACATCAACTTCGACCTCACCGCGACCGATGCGCCTGATACCCTCCAGGAGGGGCAGGAAGTGACGATCAAGATCAACACGATGGCCGGCGCGACGACGACGATCCGGTTCACCGTGCCCGAGTCGCTCGGGCAGAAGAGCGCCGTCGAGCTGTAA
- a CDS encoding TIGR00341 family protein yields MRLVQVMVPAGKRETVLSTLDGEEIDYVLSDETSGREYTAVVSFPLPTEAVEPVLAELRDAGLERDAYTVVLNAETVVSKRFEKLEERYAEDENGNGDRIAREELEARATEMSPRLGAFVTMTVISTVVATAGLLLDSAAVVVGSMVIAPLIGPAMAASVGTVLDNDELFARGVKLQAFGAVLGVASAAVFAAILRYGRVVPFGVEEVFSIAEVRERLAPDVLSLPIALGSGVAGALSLASGVSSALVGVMIAAALVPPTAVVGIGIAWGRPGTVAGAALLVVVNFVAINFAALATLWYKGYRPESFWRLDEARATTIRRVGVLGVAILLSTAVLAGVTVASYESAQFESAAHEEADALLSGDAYVLDVAVTYGGFPFRQPTAVTVTVGHPPDAPPPGIAAELSRALDDEAGAPLGLGEPATVDVSVRYVAVEDARVGSDGA; encoded by the coding sequence GTGCGACTCGTTCAGGTGATGGTGCCGGCGGGCAAGCGCGAGACGGTCCTCTCGACGCTCGACGGGGAGGAGATCGACTACGTGCTCTCCGACGAGACGAGCGGCCGGGAGTACACGGCGGTCGTCTCGTTCCCGCTGCCGACGGAGGCCGTCGAGCCGGTGCTCGCGGAGCTTCGCGACGCCGGCCTCGAGCGCGACGCGTACACGGTCGTCCTCAACGCCGAGACGGTCGTCTCGAAGCGCTTCGAGAAGTTGGAAGAGCGGTACGCCGAGGACGAGAACGGCAACGGCGACCGGATCGCCCGCGAAGAACTGGAGGCGCGCGCGACGGAGATGTCGCCCCGGCTGGGCGCGTTCGTGACGATGACAGTCATCAGCACCGTCGTCGCCACGGCGGGGCTGCTGCTCGACTCGGCGGCGGTCGTCGTCGGGTCGATGGTGATAGCGCCGTTGATCGGGCCGGCGATGGCCGCCAGCGTCGGCACCGTACTCGACAACGACGAACTGTTCGCTCGCGGGGTGAAGCTCCAGGCGTTCGGAGCCGTTCTGGGGGTGGCGAGCGCGGCCGTGTTCGCGGCGATACTTCGGTACGGGCGGGTCGTCCCCTTCGGCGTCGAGGAGGTGTTCTCGATCGCGGAGGTCCGGGAGCGACTCGCGCCCGACGTGCTCTCGCTGCCCATCGCGCTGGGATCGGGCGTCGCCGGCGCGTTGTCGCTCGCCTCCGGCGTCTCGTCGGCGCTCGTCGGCGTCATGATCGCGGCGGCGCTGGTCCCGCCGACGGCCGTCGTGGGTATCGGCATCGCGTGGGGTCGTCCGGGCACCGTCGCGGGCGCGGCGCTTCTGGTCGTCGTCAACTTCGTGGCGATCAACTTCGCCGCGCTGGCGACGCTGTGGTACAAGGGGTACCGACCGGAGTCGTTCTGGCGCCTCGACGAGGCGCGCGCGACGACCATCCGGCGGGTCGGCGTGCTCGGCGTCGCCATCCTGCTGTCGACGGCCGTGCTCGCGGGCGTGACGGTCGCGTCCTACGAGAGCGCGCAGTTCGAATCGGCCGCCCACGAAGAGGCCGACGCGCTGTTGTCGGGCGACGCGTACGTGCTCGACGTGGCGGTCACCTACGGCGGCTTCCCGTTCCGCCAGCCCACGGCGGTGACGGTCACGGTCGGCCACCCGCCGGACGCGCCGCCGCCGGGGATCGCCGCGGAGTTGAGCCGGGCGCTGGACGACGAGGCCGGAGCGCCGCTCGGCCTGGGGGAGCCGGCGACCGTCGACGTGTCCGTGCGGTACGTCGCCGTCGAGGACGCCCGCGTCGGATCGGACGGAGCGTGA
- a CDS encoding ATPase domain-containing protein — MVGTVPTGVDGLDSVLNGGLVENATVLVSGNPGTGKSLFGIQYLYNGVQEYDEHGIYISFEENEEDIRQAAESIGFDEWGDLVDSGAIKVYDKQHMLREGDFSSALDTLMEDFANTSYDRLVLDSLTMFSLFFDDEKEKRTYLLKFSDILKQNGLTSLLINEQGAVFPQTEIGLENFLTDGNIYFIQTPTDSGVNRYVWVAKMRKQDIDTDIFPMEIDDGGLKVYDRAGGFSMMGRDGPEAGF; from the coding sequence ATGGTAGGTACGGTTCCGACCGGAGTCGACGGACTCGACTCGGTTCTCAACGGCGGGCTGGTGGAGAACGCGACGGTACTGGTGAGCGGCAACCCCGGTACCGGGAAGTCGCTGTTCGGTATACAGTACCTCTACAACGGCGTTCAGGAGTACGACGAACACGGCATCTACATCTCCTTCGAGGAGAACGAGGAGGACATCCGGCAGGCCGCCGAGTCGATCGGCTTCGACGAGTGGGGCGACCTCGTCGACAGCGGCGCGATCAAGGTGTACGACAAACAGCACATGCTCCGCGAGGGCGACTTCTCGTCGGCGCTCGACACGCTGATGGAAGACTTCGCGAACACCTCCTACGATCGGCTCGTGCTCGACTCGCTGACGATGTTCTCGCTGTTCTTCGACGACGAGAAGGAGAAGCGCACCTATCTCCTGAAGTTCTCTGACATCCTGAAGCAGAACGGACTCACGTCGCTTCTCATCAACGAGCAGGGCGCTGTGTTCCCACAGACGGAGATCGGCCTGGAAAACTTCCTCACCGACGGCAACATCTACTTCATCCAGACGCCGACGGACTCCGGCGTCAACCGCTACGTCTGGGTGGCGAAGATGCGCAAACAGGACATCGACACCGACATCTTCCCGATGGAGATCGACGACGGCGGCCTCAAGGTGTACGACCGCGCCGGCGGGTTCTCGATGATGGGACGCGACGGTCCAGAGGCCGGGTTCTGA
- the engB gene encoding GTP-binding protein EngB has translation MTFEGRPDRDAEVVLVGRSNVGKSTLMRELTGHDVATGKKPGVTRKPNHFDWTGQSFMFTDLPGFGFMSGVEEEQREAIKTDVVRYVEKNADSIIAGVLVVDGKSVIDIIDRHSGEGEIPHDVELFGFLQDVDVAPVVAVNKMDKVDDRDERLNELCDRLGLYPPWQQWSGEGGTIAPITAKKGRIEPLNEALRGHFREAKRDDLLQFVK, from the coding sequence ATGACCTTCGAGGGGCGGCCCGACCGGGACGCGGAGGTCGTCCTCGTCGGGCGGTCGAACGTCGGCAAGTCGACGCTGATGCGCGAGCTGACCGGCCACGACGTGGCGACGGGCAAGAAGCCGGGCGTCACCCGGAAACCGAACCACTTCGACTGGACCGGCCAGTCGTTCATGTTCACGGACCTCCCGGGGTTCGGATTCATGTCCGGCGTCGAGGAGGAGCAGCGCGAGGCGATCAAGACGGACGTGGTGCGCTACGTCGAGAAGAACGCCGACTCGATCATCGCGGGCGTGCTCGTCGTCGACGGGAAGTCCGTGATCGACATCATCGACCGGCACAGCGGCGAGGGCGAGATCCCGCACGACGTGGAGCTGTTCGGCTTCCTCCAGGACGTGGACGTGGCTCCGGTCGTCGCGGTGAACAAGATGGACAAGGTGGACGACCGCGACGAGCGCCTGAACGAGCTGTGCGACCGGCTGGGGCTGTACCCGCCGTGGCAGCAGTGGTCGGGCGAGGGCGGAACGATCGCGCCGATCACAGCGAAGAAGGGTCGGATCGAGCCGCTGAACGAGGCGCTCCGGGGGCACTTTCGGGAGGCGAAACGCGACGACCTGTTGCAGTTCGTGAAGTGA
- a CDS encoding DHH family phosphoesterase produces MASADSEDEAESVASEGFPVPELRERAEACAARLRDAREFLLCSHIDADGLTSAAVAVAAFERAGLDFETAFFKQLDADAVASIAATDYDVICFTDFGSGQLDVIAPHEDAGEFVPVIVDHHQPAEADTEFHLNPLLEGLDGASELSGAGAAYLLGRALGDATGVDNRDLAALAVVGAVGDMQDTEGGLSGANEALVADAVAADALEEVTDLALYGRQTRPLPKLLEYASEARIPGISNDEAGSIEFLSGLDVPMKDDDGEWRRWVDLDAEERRTVASALIRRAVSSGVPSERVDGLVDTTYVLADEEPGTELRDVSEFSTLLNATARYERADVGLAVCLGDREEALAEARALLRNHRRNLSEGLRWVTNEGVEREEHLQWFDAGTRIRETIVGIVAGMAVGADGVSRQRPIVAFADAGDGETKVSARGSGHLVREGLDLSAVMRQASRAVGGDGGGHDVAAGATIPADERDAFLEAADDLIGEQIGEE; encoded by the coding sequence ATGGCGAGCGCGGACAGCGAGGACGAGGCGGAATCGGTCGCGAGCGAGGGGTTTCCCGTCCCCGAACTCCGCGAGCGCGCCGAGGCGTGCGCCGCCCGGCTCCGCGACGCCCGGGAGTTCCTCCTGTGCTCGCACATCGACGCGGACGGCCTCACCAGCGCCGCCGTCGCCGTCGCCGCGTTCGAGCGCGCCGGCCTCGACTTCGAGACGGCCTTCTTCAAGCAGCTCGACGCCGACGCCGTCGCCTCCATCGCCGCGACCGACTACGACGTCATCTGCTTCACCGACTTCGGCAGCGGCCAGCTCGACGTGATCGCACCGCACGAGGACGCCGGCGAGTTCGTTCCCGTGATCGTCGACCACCACCAGCCCGCGGAGGCAGACACCGAGTTCCACCTCAACCCCCTGCTCGAGGGGCTCGACGGCGCGAGCGAACTGTCGGGCGCGGGAGCCGCGTACCTCCTCGGGCGCGCACTCGGGGACGCGACGGGCGTCGACAACCGCGACCTCGCGGCGCTCGCGGTCGTCGGCGCGGTCGGCGACATGCAGGACACCGAGGGCGGACTCTCGGGTGCTAACGAGGCGCTCGTCGCCGACGCCGTCGCCGCCGACGCGCTGGAGGAGGTGACCGATCTGGCGCTGTACGGGCGACAGACCCGGCCGCTTCCCAAGCTCCTCGAGTACGCCAGCGAGGCACGGATTCCCGGGATATCGAACGACGAGGCGGGTTCGATCGAGTTCCTCTCGGGGCTCGACGTGCCGATGAAAGACGACGACGGCGAGTGGCGGCGCTGGGTCGACCTCGACGCCGAGGAGCGACGCACCGTCGCCAGCGCGCTCATCCGGCGGGCGGTCTCCTCGGGGGTGCCGAGCGAGCGCGTCGACGGGCTCGTCGACACCACCTACGTCCTCGCCGACGAGGAGCCCGGCACCGAACTGCGCGACGTGAGCGAGTTCTCGACGCTCCTGAACGCGACCGCGCGATACGAGCGCGCCGACGTGGGACTCGCTGTGTGTCTCGGCGACCGCGAGGAGGCGTTGGCGGAAGCCAGGGCCCTGCTGCGCAACCACCGCCGGAATCTCTCGGAGGGGCTCCGGTGGGTGACGAACGAGGGCGTCGAGCGCGAGGAGCACCTCCAGTGGTTCGACGCCGGCACCCGGATCCGCGAGACGATCGTCGGGATCGTCGCGGGCATGGCCGTCGGGGCCGACGGCGTCTCCCGGCAGAGACCGATCGTCGCGTTCGCGGACGCGGGCGACGGCGAGACGAAGGTCTCCGCCAGGGGAAGCGGCCACCTCGTGCGCGAGGGACTGGACCTGTCGGCGGTGATGCGCCAGGCCAGCCGCGCGGTCGGCGGCGACGGCGGCGGGCACGACGTCGCCGCGGGCGCGACGATCCCGGCGGACGAGCGCGACGCGTTCCTCGAGGCGGCCGACGATCTGATCGGCGAGCAGATCGGTGAAGAGTAG
- a CDS encoding SIMPL domain-containing protein (The SIMPL domain is named for its presence in mouse protein SIMPL (signalling molecule that associates with mouse pelle-like kinase). Bacterial member BP26, from Brucella, was shown to assemble into a channel-like structure, while YggE from E. coli has been associated with resistance to oxidative stress.) — MRSDKLLPALAVATMLVVAGCAGAVTSDTPDPGAATDAVGATDATDATAAADVNDITTDGTATVSAEPDLARITVAVEATAENASAARSAVAADVERLRSALTEAGYEPETVDFRLSPEYDHSRDERELVGYRAAHTLTFETEPDDAGSAVDTAVDNGATRVQNVQFTLTDERRAELREEALADAVDDARDTATTVADAANRSVGTELSIAVGSAGVSPYEPRVAYETVAADSASTSFEPGSVTVSATVTVTYELD; from the coding sequence GTGAGATCCGACAAACTCCTCCCCGCGCTGGCGGTCGCGACGATGCTCGTCGTCGCCGGCTGCGCCGGTGCGGTCACCAGCGACACGCCCGATCCGGGCGCGGCGACCGACGCCGTCGGCGCGACGGACGCGACCGACGCGACGGCCGCCGCCGACGTGAACGACATCACTACTGACGGTACCGCGACCGTGAGCGCCGAGCCCGATCTGGCGCGGATCACGGTCGCCGTCGAGGCGACCGCAGAGAACGCCAGCGCGGCCCGCTCGGCGGTCGCCGCCGACGTCGAGCGGCTCCGCTCGGCGCTGACCGAGGCGGGCTACGAGCCCGAGACGGTCGACTTCCGCCTCTCGCCCGAGTACGACCACTCCCGCGACGAGCGCGAACTCGTGGGCTACCGAGCCGCCCACACGCTGACGTTCGAGACCGAACCCGACGACGCCGGCAGCGCCGTCGACACCGCCGTCGACAACGGCGCGACGCGCGTCCAGAACGTGCAGTTCACGCTGACTGATGAGCGCCGCGCCGAACTCCGCGAGGAGGCGCTCGCCGACGCCGTCGACGACGCGCGCGATACGGCGACGACCGTCGCCGACGCGGCGAACCGCTCGGTCGGCACCGAGCTGTCGATCGCTGTCGGGTCCGCGGGCGTCTCGCCGTACGAGCCCCGCGTCGCCTACGAGACCGTCGCCGCCGACAGCGCGTCCACCTCCTTCGAACCCGGGAGCGTGACCGTGTCCGCGACGGTGACGGTTACGTACGAACTCGACTGA
- a CDS encoding 5-formyltetrahydrofolate cyclo-ligase, with amino-acid sequence MDKQPLRERVWDALETSGEARFPFPPHGRIPNFAGADAACRRLTDTPEWEAADAIKANPDAPQLPVRRAALRAGKTVYMAVPRLREERPFLRLAPEEVPDIDEATTVSGSSNHGVPVDPDEMPHVDLIVSGSVAVTESGGRVGKGEGFADLEFAVLSEFGAVDDGTTVATTVHPMQVVDRAVELAAHDVPLDLICTPKRTVRTADSRGVDDDSYPDRDDGRRRVDRPPRPDGIDWEALPEEKLESIPALRRLSPE; translated from the coding sequence ATGGACAAACAGCCCCTCCGTGAGCGAGTCTGGGACGCCCTGGAGACGTCGGGCGAGGCCCGATTCCCGTTCCCGCCGCACGGCCGGATCCCGAACTTCGCGGGCGCAGACGCCGCCTGCCGGCGGTTGACCGACACCCCGGAGTGGGAGGCGGCCGACGCGATCAAGGCGAACCCCGACGCCCCGCAGCTTCCGGTGCGTCGCGCCGCCCTCCGGGCCGGAAAGACGGTGTACATGGCCGTCCCCCGCCTCCGCGAGGAGCGGCCGTTCCTCCGTCTCGCGCCCGAGGAGGTGCCCGACATCGACGAGGCGACCACGGTGTCCGGGTCCTCGAACCACGGCGTCCCGGTCGACCCCGACGAGATGCCGCACGTCGACCTGATCGTCTCGGGGAGCGTCGCGGTCACCGAGTCCGGCGGCCGCGTGGGGAAGGGCGAGGGGTTCGCCGACCTTGAGTTCGCCGTGCTGTCGGAGTTTGGTGCGGTCGACGACGGGACGACCGTCGCGACGACTGTGCACCCGATGCAGGTCGTCGACCGCGCGGTCGAGTTGGCCGCCCACGACGTGCCGCTGGACCTGATCTGTACCCCGAAACGGACGGTCCGGACGGCGGATTCTCGGGGCGTTGACGACGACAGCTACCCCGACCGCGACGATGGTCGGCGACGCGTCGACCGGCCGCCGCGACCCGACGGGATCGACTGGGAGGCGCTCCCGGAGGAGAAACTGGAGTCGATCCCGGCGTTGCGTCGGCTCTCCCCCGAGTGA
- a CDS encoding NOG1 family protein has protein sequence MTFEDLPTTPRAEELLDKAFSRASRTGRAKDGWDAQESMLITAANILSDNLANVSTSWPDFEFEVEPFYYELADAVVDVDELRQALSEVNWAANRIDELRSEYQAKMRKSGVETARKHRKQAFARMADIMDEIEDDLLTVGEARDALKTLPDIRPDEPAIVVAGYPNVGKSSFVNRVTRASNEIASYPFTTKAIQIGHFERDRIRYQIIDTPGILDRPEEERNGIERQAVSALTHLADAVVFVLDASGDCGYPLESQLELLAEVEERFEAPVLVVCNKSDRSRDVEADAYMSVTEDENVEGVLDMAVEAVGFEPDLPSRGES, from the coding sequence ATGACATTCGAAGACCTCCCCACCACCCCCCGCGCGGAGGAACTCCTCGACAAGGCGTTCTCGCGCGCCTCCCGGACGGGGCGCGCCAAGGACGGCTGGGACGCCCAGGAGTCGATGCTGATCACGGCCGCGAACATCCTCTCGGACAACCTCGCCAACGTCTCCACCTCCTGGCCCGACTTCGAATTCGAGGTCGAGCCCTTCTACTACGAACTGGCCGACGCCGTCGTCGACGTGGACGAGCTCCGGCAGGCGCTCTCGGAGGTGAACTGGGCCGCCAATCGGATCGACGAACTCCGCTCGGAGTACCAGGCGAAGATGCGCAAGTCCGGCGTCGAGACCGCCCGCAAGCACCGCAAGCAGGCGTTCGCCCGGATGGCCGACATCATGGACGAGATCGAAGACGATCTCCTGACGGTCGGCGAGGCCCGCGACGCGCTCAAGACGCTCCCCGACATCCGTCCCGACGAACCCGCCATCGTCGTCGCCGGGTACCCCAACGTCGGCAAGTCGTCGTTCGTCAACCGCGTGACGCGCGCCTCCAACGAGATCGCCTCCTACCCGTTCACGACGAAGGCGATCCAGATCGGTCACTTCGAGCGCGACCGCATCCGGTATCAGATCATCGACACCCCCGGCATCCTCGACCGGCCCGAGGAGGAGCGAAACGGCATCGAGCGGCAGGCTGTCTCGGCGCTCACGCACCTCGCCGACGCCGTCGTCTTCGTCCTCGACGCCTCCGGCGACTGCGGCTACCCGTTGGAGTCCCAACTCGAACTGCTCGCGGAGGTCGAGGAGCGGTTCGAGGCCCCGGTCCTCGTCGTCTGCAACAAGAGCGACCGCTCGAGGGACGTCGAGGCGGACGCGTACATGAGCGTCACGGAGGACGAGAACGTCGAGGGCGTGCTCGACATGGCCGTCGAGGCGGTCGGCTTCGAGCCGGATCTGCCCTCGCGCGGCGAGAGCTGA
- a CDS encoding helix-turn-helix domain-containing protein, giving the protein MAADDEEVIEVLGNKYNPEILDAAGEPKSAQELSNQLDVPIATCYRRINELEDTELLELHDRPLSEEHRRIKVYRRCVDGVNVTFRDGLTVELEERSEVKNKLDDVWRTMTDG; this is encoded by the coding sequence ATGGCTGCGGACGACGAGGAAGTCATCGAGGTGCTGGGGAACAAGTACAACCCCGAGATCCTCGACGCGGCGGGCGAGCCGAAGTCGGCACAGGAGCTGTCGAACCAGCTCGACGTGCCGATCGCCACCTGCTATCGTCGGATCAACGAGCTCGAGGACACCGAGCTCCTGGAGCTACACGACCGACCGCTGTCGGAGGAACACCGTCGAATCAAGGTGTACCGTCGGTGCGTCGACGGAGTGAACGTGACGTTCCGCGACGGCCTGACCGTGGAACTGGAGGAGCGCTCGGAGGTCAAGAACAAACTCGACGACGTGTGGCGGACGATGACCGACGGCTGA
- a CDS encoding translation initiation factor IF-2 subunit gamma yields MVTEQTQPEVNIGLVGHVDHGKTTLVQALSGDWTDQHSEEMKRGISIRLGYADATLRRCPDCAEPECYTVEETCPEHGVDTETLRTVSFVDAPGHETLMATMLSGASIMDGAVLVVSATEDVPQAQTEEHLMALDIIGIDNIVVAQNKIDLVDGERARENYEQIQEFVEGTVAEDAPIVPVSAQQEVNVDLVIQALEEEIPTPERDESLPSRMYTARSFDINRPGTTADDLLGGVIGGSLAQGTLEVDDEIELRPGREVEEGGSSEYHAIETSVRSLQAGGQSQEEVGPGGLLGVGTGLDPSLTKGDALAGQVAGEPGTLPPTRNDFEMEVELLDRVVGEGAVEEISTGEPLMLTVGTATTVGAVTSARTGECEVNLKRPVCAEEGAKIAINRRMGARWRLIGVGTLTE; encoded by the coding sequence ATGGTGACGGAGCAAACACAACCGGAGGTGAACATCGGACTCGTCGGTCACGTCGACCACGGAAAGACGACGCTAGTGCAAGCGTTGTCGGGCGACTGGACCGACCAGCACAGCGAGGAGATGAAGCGCGGGATCTCCATCCGTCTGGGCTACGCCGACGCGACGCTGCGTCGGTGCCCGGACTGTGCCGAGCCCGAGTGTTACACCGTCGAGGAGACGTGCCCGGAGCACGGCGTCGACACAGAGACCCTGCGGACGGTCTCGTTCGTCGACGCCCCGGGCCACGAGACGCTGATGGCGACGATGCTGTCGGGCGCATCGATCATGGACGGCGCGGTGCTGGTGGTGAGCGCCACGGAGGACGTGCCGCAGGCGCAGACCGAAGAGCACCTGATGGCGCTGGACATCATCGGCATCGACAACATCGTCGTCGCCCAGAACAAGATCGACCTCGTCGACGGCGAGCGCGCCCGCGAGAACTACGAACAGATCCAGGAGTTCGTGGAAGGAACCGTCGCCGAGGACGCTCCGATCGTCCCCGTCAGCGCTCAACAGGAGGTCAACGTCGACCTCGTGATCCAGGCGCTGGAAGAGGAGATCCCCACGCCCGAGCGGGACGAGTCCCTCCCGTCGCGGATGTACACCGCCCGCTCGTTCGACATCAACCGCCCCGGCACGACGGCCGACGACCTGCTCGGCGGCGTCATCGGCGGGTCGCTCGCCCAGGGCACCCTGGAGGTCGACGACGAGATCGAACTCCGGCCGGGCCGCGAGGTCGAAGAGGGCGGCTCCTCGGAGTACCACGCGATCGAGACCTCCGTTCGCTCGCTGCAGGCGGGCGGCCAGTCGCAGGAGGAGGTCGGACCGGGCGGGCTGCTCGGCGTCGGGACCGGACTGGACCCCAGCCTGACGAAGGGCGACGCGCTCGCGGGCCAGGTCGCCGGCGAGCCCGGAACGCTCCCGCCCACCCGGAACGACTTCGAAATGGAGGTCGAACTGCTCGACCGCGTCGTCGGCGAGGGCGCAGTCGAGGAGATCTCCACCGGCGAGCCGCTGATGCTCACCGTCGGCACAGCGACCACCGTGGGCGCGGTGACCAGCGCTCGCACGGGCGAGTGCGAGGTGAACCTCAAGCGGCCCGTCTGTGCCGAGGAGGGCGCGAAGATCGCGATCAACCGCCGGATGGGCGCGCGCTGGCGACTCATCGGCGTCGGGACCCTCACGGAGTAA
- a CDS encoding response regulator: MTRRVLIVEDEPEVAELYRGYLAGDYDVSVANTGEEALERVDADTDAVLLDRRLPDTSGSEILAEIRDRDLDCRVAMVTAVEPDVDIVEMGFDLYLVKPATRDDIQSAVERLGTRAQYDDTLQRTASLVTKRAVLEAERTPAELRSSPKYEDLLSSIDALQSDLDDLAAAFSPDDYRMLFRDMGESRSSASESA; the protein is encoded by the coding sequence GTGACGCGCCGCGTGCTCATCGTCGAGGACGAGCCCGAGGTAGCGGAATTGTACCGTGGATACCTCGCGGGAGACTACGACGTGTCCGTCGCGAACACCGGCGAGGAGGCCCTCGAGCGCGTCGACGCCGACACCGACGCCGTGCTGCTCGACCGTCGGCTGCCCGATACGTCCGGCTCGGAGATCCTCGCGGAGATCCGCGACCGCGACCTCGACTGCCGCGTCGCGATGGTGACGGCCGTCGAGCCCGACGTCGACATCGTCGAGATGGGCTTCGACCTGTATCTCGTCAAGCCGGCGACGCGCGACGACATCCAGTCGGCCGTCGAGCGCCTCGGTACCCGAGCGCAGTACGACGACACCCTCCAGCGCACGGCCTCGCTCGTGACGAAACGAGCCGTCCTCGAGGCGGAGCGAACGCCGGCGGAGCTTCGCTCCTCGCCGAAGTACGAGGACCTGCTGTCGAGCATCGACGCCCTCCAGTCCGACCTCGACGATCTCGCGGCCGCGTTCTCCCCGGACGACTACCGGATGCTGTTCCGTGACATGGGCGAGTCCCGGTCGTCGGCCTCCGAGTCCGCCTGA
- a CDS encoding SHOCT domain-containing protein produces MSDSDERVVTGAMLGAFLAFGVDVIVIVAALWYVDRLPGAVAGGVSAAILAGFALWVAVRWVRLRRSTAADAGESSTVSDPDDADPLVRLKRRYADGEISDEEFERRLDRLLDADSRAEHADGDDGRGQHDRAKGRNRRDEAVTERRRESE; encoded by the coding sequence GTGAGCGACTCCGACGAGCGAGTGGTCACGGGCGCGATGCTCGGCGCGTTCCTCGCGTTCGGCGTCGACGTGATCGTGATCGTCGCGGCGCTGTGGTACGTCGACCGGCTCCCCGGCGCGGTCGCGGGCGGCGTCTCGGCCGCGATCCTCGCCGGCTTCGCGCTGTGGGTCGCCGTCCGGTGGGTCCGTCTCCGGAGGTCCACGGCGGCCGACGCCGGCGAGTCATCGACCGTGAGCGATCCCGACGACGCCGACCCGCTCGTCCGTCTCAAGCGCCGCTACGCCGACGGCGAGATCTCCGACGAGGAGTTCGAGCGCCGGCTCGACCGCCTGCTCGACGCCGACAGCCGGGCGGAGCACGCCGACGGGGACGACGGGAGAGGCCAGCACGACAGGGCCAAGGGGAGAAACCGGCGCGACGAAGCCGTCACCGAGCGGCGTCGGGAATCGGAGTAG